Proteins encoded within one genomic window of Chloroflexota bacterium:
- the nadA gene encoding quinolinate synthase NadA yields the protein MTEPSALVEKILKLKREKNAVILVHNYQLGEVQDIADFVGDSLGLSQNAAKTEADVIVFCGVHFMAETAAILCPKMTVLLPDRHAGCPMANMITAEQLRQKKKELPNATVVCYINSTAAVKAESDICCTSANAIKVVESIDNDEVLFVPDQYLGHYVSTKTNKKFHFWPGYCPTHVRIQPQHIIQLKQENPRAKVVIHPECRPDVIALADEVASTGGMIRYARRDDVQEMIVGTEIGIIHRLKKENPSKKFIPVTEQAVCPNMKLITLEKVLWSLEEMRPEIKVTEAIRIKAKAAVDKMLAIV from the coding sequence ATGACCGAGCCCAGTGCATTGGTAGAAAAAATTCTGAAACTGAAGAGGGAAAAGAATGCGGTCATCCTGGTCCATAACTATCAGCTTGGTGAGGTCCAGGACATCGCTGACTTCGTGGGCGATTCTCTGGGCCTGAGCCAGAATGCGGCCAAAACGGAGGCCGATGTCATTGTGTTCTGCGGCGTCCACTTCATGGCGGAGACAGCCGCCATCCTCTGCCCCAAGATGACGGTTCTCCTGCCGGACCGGCACGCCGGCTGCCCGATGGCCAACATGATTACCGCAGAACAGTTGCGGCAGAAGAAGAAGGAACTGCCCAATGCCACCGTGGTCTGCTATATCAACTCTACGGCGGCGGTAAAGGCGGAATCCGATATCTGCTGTACCTCGGCCAACGCCATCAAGGTGGTGGAAAGCATTGATAACGACGAGGTGCTGTTCGTGCCCGACCAGTACCTGGGTCACTACGTCTCAACCAAGACGAACAAAAAGTTTCACTTCTGGCCGGGTTACTGCCCGACGCACGTCCGAATTCAGCCCCAGCATATCATACAGCTCAAACAGGAAAACCCCAGGGCGAAGGTGGTCATCCACCCTGAGTGCCGCCCCGACGTAATCGCCCTGGCGGATGAGGTCGCCAGCACCGGGGGCATGATACGGTACGCCCGCAGGGATGACGTTCAGGAAATGATTGTCGGCACGGAAATCGGCATCATCCACCGACTCAAAAAGGAAAACCCGAGCAAGAAATTCATCCCGGTCACGGAACAGGCTGTCTGCCCCAATATGAAGCTCATCACGCTGGAGAAAGTCCTCTGGTCGCTCGAGGAAATGCGGCCGGAGATAAAAGTCACCGAGGCCATAAGAATCAAAGCCAAGGCAGCGGTGGACAAAATGCTGGCCATCGTCTGA
- a CDS encoding divalent-cation tolerance protein CutA → MEEPRYIVVLITSDSVEEADHIARVLVEKKKVACVNIVRGIDSYFWWEGKPDSARENLLIAKTKSSLLPEVLEVVRKVHGYDVPEVIALPIIGGNQDYLDWIEQSVA, encoded by the coding sequence ATGGAAGAGCCCAGGTATATCGTTGTTCTGATCACCAGTGACAGCGTTGAAGAGGCGGACCACATTGCCCGGGTGCTTGTGGAGAAGAAGAAAGTGGCCTGCGTCAATATCGTGCGCGGAATCGATTCTTATTTCTGGTGGGAGGGCAAGCCCGATTCAGCGCGGGAGAACCTGCTCATCGCCAAGACCAAGTCATCGCTGCTCCCTGAAGTCCTCGAAGTGGTCAGGAAAGTTCACGGTTACGATGTGCCTGAAGTCATTGCCCTGCCCATCATCGGCGGCAACCAGGATTACCTGGATTGGATCGAGCAGAGTGTTGCCTAG
- a CDS encoding aminotransferase class III-fold pyridoxal phosphate-dependent enzyme, which produces MVSKRTEELLALDRKHLIHGFAVVGSEDVWPIIERAEGVKCWDTEGNFYYDAASQQTSNTLGHGQKEIIDAICEQARKLQFAHLLAKQSNVPIIEYAAELAKVVPAGMAHFFFTNGGTEAVETAFKMARLYWHVHGRPKYKIISLQDGFHGAGMGSAAATRAGSGAFWTGYAPLAAGFIQAPTFYCNRCAFNLKYPSCDVLCARYVGKVIQTEGADSVAAYIAEPVMGAAGNVAPPPEYFPIVRQICNDHDVFMACDEVQTGLGRTGKLWGQEHWPVSWDIMTVAKAIDGCYLPFGVTLLSDKVFEGLKGTMLWHGFTQHGNPICAAAAGAALKIIFRDKMVENAARVGAYVLERLKREFMDLPNVSDASGLGLMLGIELVKNKESKSPFAVETMRKWVRKVLERGLYVRMALARDYTRVRFNPPIITTEKEADEMLDILYTSIAELK; this is translated from the coding sequence ATGGTTAGCAAGCGGACTGAAGAACTCCTGGCTCTGGACCGGAAGCACCTGATACACGGTTTCGCCGTGGTGGGCAGCGAGGACGTATGGCCCATTATCGAGAGGGCAGAAGGGGTGAAATGCTGGGATACCGAGGGGAATTTTTACTACGATGCGGCCTCGCAGCAGACCAGCAATACACTGGGGCACGGGCAGAAAGAAATCATCGATGCCATCTGTGAACAGGCACGAAAGCTGCAGTTTGCTCACCTCCTGGCCAAGCAGTCGAACGTGCCCATTATCGAATATGCCGCGGAGCTGGCCAAAGTTGTGCCGGCGGGAATGGCCCACTTCTTCTTCACCAATGGTGGCACGGAGGCGGTGGAGACGGCCTTCAAGATGGCACGTCTTTACTGGCATGTTCATGGAAGGCCGAAATATAAAATCATCAGCCTGCAAGACGGTTTTCATGGAGCCGGAATGGGCTCGGCAGCGGCGACGCGTGCCGGGAGCGGCGCGTTCTGGACCGGATATGCACCGCTCGCTGCTGGCTTTATCCAGGCGCCTACCTTTTACTGCAACCGGTGTGCCTTCAATTTAAAGTACCCGTCCTGTGATGTTCTCTGTGCACGCTACGTGGGAAAAGTCATCCAGACAGAGGGGGCGGACAGCGTGGCTGCCTATATCGCCGAGCCGGTGATGGGCGCGGCGGGCAACGTAGCCCCGCCACCCGAGTATTTCCCCATCGTGCGGCAGATATGCAATGACCACGACGTGTTCATGGCCTGCGACGAGGTACAGACCGGTCTCGGGAGGACGGGCAAGCTGTGGGGCCAGGAGCACTGGCCGGTAAGCTGGGATATCATGACCGTGGCCAAGGCTATCGATGGCTGCTACCTGCCCTTCGGCGTCACGCTGCTCAGCGACAAGGTTTTTGAAGGGCTGAAGGGCACTATGCTCTGGCACGGCTTCACCCAGCACGGCAATCCTATCTGTGCCGCGGCGGCAGGTGCCGCGCTAAAGATTATTTTCCGGGACAAAATGGTGGAAAATGCGGCAAGGGTCGGGGCCTATGTTCTGGAGCGCCTGAAGCGGGAGTTCATGGACCTGCCCAATGTCAGTGATGCCAGCGGCCTGGGCCTTATGCTTGGGATAGAACTGGTAAAAAACAAAGAAAGCAAATCGCCGTTTGCTGTAGAAACAATGAGGAAATGGGTGCGGAAGGTGCTGGAGAGGGGTCTGTACGTCCGCATGGCGCTGGCCAGGGACTATACCAGGGTGCGTTTCAACCCGCCGATTATAACCACGGAGAAAGAAGCGGACGAAATGCTTGACATACTTTACACCTCAATCGCGGAACTGAAATAG
- a CDS encoding 2-keto-4-pentenoate hydratase produces the protein MALDEKQMEQIAKEILQAQRTAKPITNLTDRFPDVTVADAYDIQMKLVQERLKSGETIVGRKIGLCAKANQIMFGVDEPIYGHIFDTMVVPEGEPVSLSTLSKPVIEAEICFVMREELKGPGVDVGKVLAATAGVLPAFEIAGNRYKEQRKKAPDGISDDSGACGVVLGGQLTPVQGIDLRLIGMVLDKDGEIIATGAGAAVLGNPAQAVASLANKLADYGMSIGKGEFIISGSLHAAFFVEGPCSYRATFDRLGSVTVRFVS, from the coding sequence ATGGCTTTAGACGAAAAGCAGATGGAGCAGATAGCCAAGGAAATTCTCCAGGCGCAGAGGACGGCAAAACCGATCACCAATCTTACCGACCGATTTCCCGATGTAACCGTTGCCGATGCCTATGATATTCAGATGAAACTGGTTCAGGAGAGGCTGAAGAGCGGTGAGACGATTGTAGGTCGTAAAATCGGGCTCTGTGCCAAGGCCAACCAGATAATGTTTGGCGTTGATGAGCCTATTTACGGGCACATTTTCGATACCATGGTCGTTCCCGAAGGTGAGCCGGTCTCGCTGAGCACACTTTCAAAGCCGGTGATTGAAGCCGAGATTTGTTTTGTCATGAGGGAGGAATTAAAAGGCCCGGGGGTGGATGTCGGCAAGGTTCTTGCCGCCACCGCCGGCGTATTGCCCGCCTTTGAAATCGCGGGGAATCGCTATAAAGAGCAGAGAAAGAAAGCGCCGGACGGGATTTCCGATGATTCCGGGGCCTGTGGGGTGGTGCTTGGCGGGCAGCTGACACCGGTTCAGGGCATTGACCTGCGACTCATCGGTATGGTGCTGGACAAGGACGGAGAGATTATCGCCACCGGTGCCGGCGCCGCGGTGCTGGGCAATCCGGCTCAGGCGGTCGCCAGTCTGGCCAACAAGCTGGCCGATTACGGTATGAGCATAGGCAAAGGCGAATTCATCATCTCCGGCTCGCTGCATGCTGCGTTTTTCGTTGAAGGACCGTGCAGCTACCGTGCTACATTTGACCGTCTCGGCTCGGTAACGGTGCGCTTTGTAAGCTAA
- the tgt gene encoding tRNA guanosine(34) transglycosylase Tgt, with the protein MKNSFRLLKTCNNARAGELKTPHGAVPTPAFLPVGSQGTIKTLTPEEVKDIGYRMVLANTYHLYLRPGIEAVERLGGLHKFMAWDGAILTDSGGYQIFSLAPLCKVSEEGVTFRSHIDGSEHFFTPELAIEYQEKLGADIIMVLDVCSAYGDSFEKVQRAMEITHKWAERCYKAHRRPEQALYAIVQGGVFPELRRRSAEFLTALDFAGYAIGGLSVGEPKKITFEMVEATASLLPEDKPRYLMGVGSPEDIIEGVVRGIDIFDSALPTRVARNGALFTWEGRRNIRNATFSRMGQPIVSGCRCYTCRTFSTAYLQHLFKCEELLSYRLATIHNLHFIHNLMEKVRSAIIDGTFPGFREEFWSRYRPTDEGTRVSQKQKWLESKGRKLDSRSASH; encoded by the coding sequence ATGAAAAACAGTTTCCGTTTACTAAAGACCTGCAATAATGCCCGGGCAGGAGAGCTGAAAACACCCCACGGCGCGGTGCCGACCCCGGCCTTCCTGCCGGTGGGCAGCCAGGGAACTATAAAGACGCTGACCCCGGAAGAAGTCAAGGACATTGGCTACCGCATGGTGCTGGCCAATACCTATCACCTTTACCTCCGGCCGGGAATCGAGGCGGTGGAAAGGCTGGGTGGTTTACATAAATTCATGGCCTGGGACGGTGCCATCCTGACCGACAGCGGCGGCTACCAGATATTCAGCCTGGCCCCGCTCTGCAAGGTCAGTGAAGAAGGGGTGACCTTCCGCTCCCATATTGACGGCAGCGAGCATTTTTTTACCCCCGAGCTGGCCATTGAGTACCAGGAGAAGCTGGGCGCAGATATTATTATGGTGCTGGACGTGTGCTCGGCTTATGGTGATAGCTTTGAGAAAGTGCAGCGGGCTATGGAAATCACTCATAAGTGGGCGGAGAGGTGTTACAAAGCGCACCGGCGCCCCGAGCAGGCGCTGTATGCCATCGTGCAGGGCGGCGTCTTTCCCGAGCTAAGGCGCCGGTCAGCCGAATTCCTTACCGCTCTTGATTTTGCCGGGTATGCCATCGGCGGCCTGAGCGTCGGCGAACCCAAGAAGATCACCTTTGAGATGGTGGAGGCGACAGCGTCGCTATTGCCGGAAGATAAACCGAGATATCTTATGGGCGTAGGCTCTCCCGAGGATATAATTGAAGGGGTGGTGCGGGGCATCGATATCTTTGACAGTGCCCTGCCCACGCGTGTAGCGCGCAACGGCGCCCTTTTCACCTGGGAGGGGCGCCGCAATATCAGAAATGCCACCTTCAGCCGGATGGGCCAGCCCATCGTATCTGGCTGTCGCTGCTACACCTGCCGCACCTTTTCCACAGCGTACCTGCAACACCTTTTCAAATGTGAGGAACTACTGTCATATCGGCTGGCGACGATTCACAACCTGCACTTCATTCATAATTTGATGGAGAAAGTACGGAGCGCGATAATTGACGGCACCTTTCCCGGCTTTCGGGAGGAATTCTGGTCGCGCTACCGGCCCACCGATGAAGGGACCCGGGTCAGCCAGAAGCAGAAGTGGCTGGAATCAAAAGGGCGCAAACTTGACAGCAGAAGTGCATCACACTAA
- a CDS encoding CoA pyrophosphatase gives MKEKLKQIFSQRKKQRIVDPKRVSAAVLVPIYERDGQYHILFIKRTEWVEKHKGEISFPGGVYEDHDGTLLNTALRESFEEINLKPDDVEVLGELDDVVSAKTNYRITPFLAFIPWPYEFKVDGHETEEIIEAPITTLMNIGRSRQELRGSETFTVYRYNYKGRVIWGATARILAQFLNIFTQAERS, from the coding sequence GTGAAGGAAAAACTGAAGCAAATATTCTCTCAAAGAAAAAAACAGCGCATCGTTGACCCGAAACGAGTATCCGCTGCCGTGCTGGTGCCCATCTACGAGAGAGACGGTCAGTACCATATCCTTTTCATCAAGCGCACGGAATGGGTGGAAAAGCACAAGGGCGAGATATCGTTTCCCGGCGGAGTGTATGAAGACCACGATGGCACCCTGCTCAACACCGCCCTGCGTGAGAGTTTCGAGGAAATAAACCTGAAACCCGATGATGTTGAGGTTCTTGGCGAGCTGGATGACGTGGTCAGCGCCAAGACCAACTACAGAATCACCCCGTTTCTGGCCTTCATCCCCTGGCCATATGAGTTCAAGGTTGATGGCCACGAGACCGAGGAAATAATTGAAGCCCCCATCACAACACTGATGAACATTGGCCGCTCGCGTCAGGAATTAAGAGGCAGCGAAACGTTCACCGTCTACCGATACAACTATAAGGGCAGGGTAATCTGGGGGGCGACAGCCCGGATATTAGCTCAATTCCTGAATATCTTTACTCAGGCCGAGAGGTCCTGA